A stretch of the Glycine soja cultivar W05 chromosome 13, ASM419377v2, whole genome shotgun sequence genome encodes the following:
- the LOC114381134 gene encoding taxadien-5-alpha-ol O-acetyltransferase-like encodes MVRVKEALVVTPSEPTPNTVLSLSALDSQLFLRFTIEYLFIYRPGPGLDPTSTAARLKAALAKALVPYYPFAGRVRSRPDGPGLEVVCRAQGAVFIEASSERYTSHDFQKAPKTVAQWRKLLSLYVTDVLKGSPILVIQLTWLADGAAAVGVGINHCICDGIGSAEFLNYFSDLASHNNNVSVDPKPKPVWDRQLMNPDSRTRANPAMHAEFVRVPDLCGFMNRVTSGLRPTCIVFDERRINALKGACGMSSYTSFEVLAAHVWRSWARAMGFPKNQTLKLLFSVNVRKRVKPGLPEGYYGNAFVLGCAQTSAWELGERGVRYGSGLVKRAKERVDSEHVRRVVELVSESRASPDSVGVLILSQWSRLGLERVELGMGKPLHVGPICCDRYCLFLPVTGERASVKVMVAVPTTAVDNFHRFLRESNL; translated from the coding sequence ATGGTGCGTGTCAAAGAAGCTCTCGTTGTCACCCCTTCCGAGCCCACACCGAATACCGTTCTCTCACTCTCAGCTCTTGACTCCCAACTCTTCTTGCGCTTCACCATCGAGTATCTTTTTATTTACAGGCCCGGCCCGGGCCTGGACCCAACTTCCACCGCGGCTCGTTTAAAAGCTGCATTAGCCAAAGCGCTTGTTCCTTATTATCCATTCGCCGGAAGGGTTCGCTCCAGACCCGATGGCCCGGGCCTCGAGGTCGTTTGTCGGGCCCAGGGCGCTGTCTTCATCGAAGCCTCTTCTGAACGTTACACTTCCCATGATTTCCAAAAGGCCCCCAAGACAGTGGCACAATGGAGGAAACTATTATCTCTCTACGTCACCGACGTTCTCAAAGGCTCTCCAATTCTTGTTATTCAGCTGACGTGGCTTGCCGACGGCGCTGCAGCTGTCGGCGTCGGTATAAACCACTGCATCTGCGATGGCATCGGCAGTGCCGAGTTTCTCAATTATTTCTCGGACTTAGCATCCCATAATAATAACGTGAGTGTCGATCCCAAACCTAAACCGGTCTGGGATCGACAGCTCATGAATCCGGACAGCAGAACTCGGGCGAACCCGGCTATGCACGCCGAGTTTGTCCGGGTTCCGGATTTGTGCGGGTTCATGAACCGTGTCACGAGCGGGCTGAGACCAACTTGCATTGTGTTCGACGAGAGGCGGATCAACGCGCTGAAGGGCGCGTGCGGAATGTCGTCGTACACGTCGTTCGAGGTTCTGGCGGCGCACGTGTGGAGGAGTTGGGCGAGGGCGATGGGGTTTCCTAAAAACCAGACGCTGAAGCTTTTGTTTAGCGTGAACGTGCGGAAGCGCGTGAAGCCGGGACTGCCGGAGGGGTATTATGGGAATGCGTTTGTGTTGGGATGCGCGCAGACAAGCGCGTGGGAGTTGGGGGAGAGAGGGGTCAGGTACGGGTCGGGTCTGGTGAAGCGTGCGAAGGAGAGGGTGGACAGCGAGCACGTGCGGAGGGTGGTTGAGTTGGTGTCCGAGTCGAGGGCGAGTCCTGACTCGGTGGGGGTGCTGATTCTGTCGCAGTGGTCGAGGCTGGGGCTTGAGAGGGTTGAACTCGGGATGGGGAAGCCTCTGCATGTGGGGCCCATATGCTGTGATAGGTACTGTTTGTTTCTTCCGGTGACCGGTGAACGGGCGAGTGTGAAGGTCATGGTGGCTGTCCCCACCACCGCCGTTGACAACTTTCACCGTTTCCTCCGGGAATCGAATTTATGA